Part of the Spinacia oleracea cultivar Varoflay chromosome 5, BTI_SOV_V1, whole genome shotgun sequence genome, ACATAGTTCTTGTTTTCGCCATGCCGTCCCTCCACTATGTTTGGAATTGTGAAGTGATTGTCTGCAATTAGAAGTGGTGTTCTTGTTTTCGCCATGTTTGGCCTGCTATggtagtttcagtgacctggtAAAGAGGAGACTATAACTTAAACTTCATATAGTAACGCAGAAACCATAGCCAAACTTCATACAAGATTACAAGTGATGTCAAAACTTCTATCACAAACATGCTAATGTACTCCATGTTCTGCTCACTTTCTTCTACAACACCCCTCCAATTTCCCGTCTACCTAAAACTGTAACTCAAACAACCACAAGCTGTCTACTAATGTTACAGTTTCCTCCCTAAACATGTACTCATATCAAACACTAGTGTCTAGCTCTGGCAATTATGACCagccaaacaaaacaaaacaaaacaaaaaacccATACATCAAAGTTCTAGCCGGAGAGGGGACCTGGATAAGGATTTTCCAACTTGAGTTTCAGTTCGATTTCTCCAGATTCAACCCCAGAAAGTCTTAACCACAGCTCCTGAACAATTTCACCATTCACACAATTGATACAACTCTCTCTCACAAGACAGTTATCGCTGTCCGGGATCATCTTTCTCAAAGTTGTCTCTCCTGAAGAAACCTTCAGGATCTGCTTCAGTCTTGCTGCTGATACAAGTGGTTGAATATTCACATGAGCGCATCCCATCTTATCATCTGCCTTGAAACGGTCTTTGTCAAACACTTCCTATACAAAAACAATACCTAACCCAACTTTAGTAAGGAGCTTACCGTGCCTTACGCTCATTTTATTTTATAGCAAACCATTCACAATGCACCTAGAAAATATGAACAGCCTGATATAGAATAGAATTTATCCTGCAGTGATATTGTCTGTAACGCGCACCACAGGCACAGGAAAATTTTAGTGGTCTATAAAAGTTTATACAATACTTCTAGACAGATGCGAAAAAGACCTAAAAACTAGGCCCAAACAGATAACCTTAGTccaaaataacaaataacagaTTCTGTACAAAGTTGTTCAATTGAGAGACTGTAATTAGGGTATGTTATAGAGATCCCGTGTTGGTTTGTTCTAAGGGTAACTTAACCGATTTCAAGACATATTCTAACAAATATGTCATGTATCTCATTACAATAAAGAACTTAGATCTTTGTCAAATACTTCCTACCAAATCAGATTAAAATAAAGACAATGTTTCATTAAGTGCGCATTATAAAATTGGGTTTAGGAACGTATATAAATTATTCGCCCCTTCATTCGGAAAGTGCAATTTAGAAGATGGACCATTATACACCTTAAGTATGGTGCATCATAAGAACACAAGTACATAGCTAAAAAAACATTACCTTAAGTAAAAAGAACATGGatacatttattatttatatttttaataaaaagaaataatatattttattacaaCAAATAAGTGAAATAATATATGGCATGTTCTTTTGTAGCAATGTTATATTCTTTTGTTTGtacatacggagtatatgttTTTTGCTTATTGTACATCATTGTCCATAGTCTACGAATAGCGCAAAAGATGTTTCTGTTTTGAAAACAACTTTGAGAATCAttctttgtcaaaaaaaaaaaactttgagaATCATTCTTATCATTACAGTCAACAAGTGGACTAGTCACTAGTCAATAGTCAAGATTAACGCCAATTGTAATTCGTAAGCAATCTAGTATGTTTGTATAGTGTAGAAGGGAAAACCACTTCCAAGCGCAAGAATTGCTAACTTAATCAAGCAAATTAAGGCAAAGAAAGATGAAGagaaaaaacaaagaaataaaAGAGACATGACTGACCAAATAGAGAGTTCCAACAGAATCTGTAAGGGAGAATGTTAACTCCTCATTCCAGACAGGGTTTAGGCAGCTGTTGATAACCTTAGTCTTTGCAATCTGGAGAATAGACCGAAGAATTCACTTTAAAAAAACAACATTAATTCCAGCTAATCGAACAGCAATCAGTTACTTGTTACTTGTTACTTGTTACTTGTTACTTGAACAGAATGGGTGATAAAGTGACTTGTGATCAAGTTGGACAAAGGTCATTCaatacaatttatttattttagtgaCAATAACACAAGTGATTCTTGTTGGTACTAATTAGTAGCGTATTGGTATACCAATAATTAGTAGCGTATTGGTATACCAATAATTAGTAGCGTATTGGTATACCAATAACAGACTAATAAGTACGGAGTACCAAATAGCAATCACTTTGAACACAAACCACTTTTGACATAAACTTGCTCGTGATGAGAATATGAGATATCATAAACCAATTTGATGAACTCAAAAAGTATAGTATTTTCAAAACTAAATACTTAGTAAGATTAGAATTATTTTCCTGGAGGGTCGAGAAAGGAACATGATTTCATGTAATGGATTATGTTAACAGTTATATGTTTGAAATTGGTTAAGAAAgtggaaa contains:
- the LOC110793792 gene encoding protein C2-DOMAIN ABA-RELATED 11 encodes the protein MSNPTAILKVVAVQGKRLVIRDFKTSDPYIKFKLGDQIAKTKVINSCLNPVWNEELTFSLTDSVGTLYLEVFDKDRFKADDKMGCAHVNIQPLVSAARLKQILKVSSGETTLRKMIPDSDNCLVRESCINCVNGEIVQELWLRLSGVESGEIELKLKLENPYPGPLSG